ataaatcaaaaataaatatgtaaatactatatagaaaACAGAAATAGATAAGTTGCACGCGTGCCATTTAaggtttttgttttgttttgcatTAAGAGTTGGCATTATGCTctcataaaatacaaacagaATCAAAtctataattgttttgttaataattaaatcaaacattaaaataagaatataaaataattattgagtcctggattatgaaattaacataaaaattatgtacgtTTTAGATAAAACATAGAAAGCTAAGTTGGGGACagagtttaatttttcttattacgtTTCAAATAGGAATCAGCATAATGACCGCCAATTCCTTGTGAATGCTGTCCAATATACATACCCTCAGGACTGAGTTCTGGCGATGGAGGAATGCCTCTTTTTTGACCACGAGCTGTTTCATGTTGATTTGACAACGATGATGTTGACGAAGTGGGTGTCCAAATATTCGGGGCTAAAGGAGAATACATAGATTGTGGCGATGGAGTCGAAGCAATGCTCTGCATAGAAGACCATGTAGATGATGGAGAGTAACTCAAAGAAGATTTTTCAGGTACAGCAATGGGACTGGCTAGATATGAATCAGTTGTTGAAGTCTGAGTATTTTTTGGCCATGGTTGGTCCAAGTTGAGAGATAATGACGAGCCAAAAGGATAAGTAGGTGTAGTTGGAGTTGGTGTAGCTGGAGGTGTAGTAGTGTTAACACCtccataaatgttaataacaacattttgtTGTTGATTTATGTTATGTTGACCAATATTGctgtgttgttgttgttgatgaACTAACTGTTGATTCATTTGTTGTTGATTTATCTGTTGTTGAGCTATCTGTTGCTGAGCTATTTGTTGTTGAGTTATTTGTTGAGCTAATTGTTGGCCAATACTTTGTAAATTTTGGTTTTGATAAACTTTTTGTACAGCATCAATttgatttaaagtattattgttatttgtagtTTGTTGTACAGTATCAACAAATCCAGGATTAAGGTTGGCAGTCATTCCTCCAAATCCATTAGCCTTTTGTGTACCAGCTAAAATCTGAGCGGTTAATAGTTCTCTATAATAATTTGCCAATAGTGGATTGCTTATATCTCCATCAAATAATCCAGAATTTAAATGTGGCGGAACTTCTCCAACAGGGGGGCTAGGTAATAACCTTGTTCCATAAgtctaaaataacaaaataaaaactaactattagaaatcatttatttatttaatgaaaaaatgttattttacctCTGGAGCAGTACCCATGTAAGGTAAACTTGTTGGAGAATGTAACATAGTCGGTGGAGCcttgttgtttgataaatgtGATCTCAGTGTtgctattaatatttgtaataaaattcagttatagaacaagttaataaaataattaaacattttaataacttacaatCGTTAAAATCTTGCAGTTCAGACCCCATTTGAGCAGCTttgatttgattaaaaataatattttgaagattttgggcaactaaaatttgaaaaaatatcattaaaatcaactcttgaataaatatgtactattaAGGTACTTACAAATTGGATTCTGTTTGGAAAGGTTTTGTAATGATTGCTCAATGACTTCTTGAGGAGGGTCTGGTAGGAGTCCACCACATTTAGATTTACtctgatgaaaaaaaatttttttatagaaaattgaatataaacaattattagatTGTTTCACACCATTACCGGTTCAttcaacaatttcaaaaacaaatttatagctCTGACTCCGGGTATATAGTACGTAATGCGAATATTATGGCCTCTCAATGTATGTCCATTCAACTCCGATTGGGCTCGTTCTGCATCTTCAGCTGTGTTATACTCGACTAGACCCCAGTCTAACGGACAACCATTTTTAAGTGCAATCTAAATAacagattaataatttagcacCGATTGAACAACAATAGTTACTAGGTTAACAAACGCGATAATTATTTCGCCATGAATACCTGGCAATATGGCGGGTTCACGACTTTGGCAAACACTTTCCGGAATTCGCTCATGTCTCTGAATGACTTGGGCAAGTTGTCCACGTACAGGCATTTGGAGTGTAGCGACTCGTACGTGATGTGACTGCCATCTAACCAATCACAGACCAGTGTCGAGTCGTCAATTGCTTTGCCGTCCAGACCACATTTGGCAGTGATCGCACACTCTTTGTTCAAATACTCAACGAATCCATAACCCTTGCTCTCACCGGTCTTCTCGCTGATTATCAGGAACGTTTTGCGAACTTCGCCGTACATTTGCACTAACCGAGTGAACTGGTCCTCCGTGTAGTTGTACGGCAATCTTGCCACGCACAAGAGCATTTCAGTGGGAGTTGGGGACACTGGTATGCGTTGTCCTCTTAACACGAACTGCTTATGGAAATCCCATTCTTCCATTCTCAGTTCCGGATCCTCCAGTGTCACTCGGGCCATGCTGCTACCAGATGTAGTGCTGATATGAATGCTTTCAACAGGGAATTCGATTAAAAGTTTTCTGATTTCCTGTGACaaacagaatataaaattaaaaaatgatttttcatttttattatactggttattattaatgtataggtaaatacTAACGATACACTAGAAAATATCGATTGGGCTGATACGATTCACAGATCTgtcttacatttaaaaaaaaagtatcataCTACAAATATaggtgtttattttaaatatttacattttatcacgAATATAATTACACGTTAGACCTAAATACACTAACAAACTCAGGCAgctagataatttttaatccaaTCCCTGTACAAGAAgtacatttgaatttattttcgttaagaaaaaattagaaattccTACTATAAGACCAGAAACGATCTACATAACtcatatatacctaccacACAAGTTAGACCTGAATTTCCCGATTTTCGAACTCGCTTATTATAGTGATAAAGCTAATAACATTAACATCATAGATTATTTTTCCTATTCGgtaggtaaatttaattatgtctgGTTGTTACGGTAGACGGAGTAGaagttaatacataaattatagacaGAAAAGAAATAAGTCcttcaatacaaaaaaaacttataaaaaaaaagatatattttattgtcacgAATTCATAATTACCTAcctaacattaatattacttatagatGTGTTCAGTTTTTATTCCCTAAAGACTTAGATTTTGtgatgtacttttttttttttttaataaaaaaatttactataataatagcgtCTATCAGCCACGTAAGCTATAggcaattacaatttttttaaataaaacaactaaaattaattatttaaaaaaacacttattttataagtactgATCCAGTTGAACAAAATAAGTATTGCaataaatacttgtatattatagtacaaaatTAAGCCATACAAATACAgcgtaaataaacattttgaaaataaaagaagCCCAACTATAACAGTAGTTAAAATAAAcggtatttgaaatttaatgtttaatcgatttttttaccaacattaaaatctcaacaaatatacataatacatcgttaagttaaaaaaaaaatgttaaatatcgaACACGTGAACGAGTAAACTGCACTTCCGGTGAATATCATGCTtcactaattttttatttggcaCGGTAAATATTACATGTGACCATTTTACCCTAACACATTGATTCGTCTAGCATagataccatattatattactttaaccacaataatttttctacgtgaattaaaaaatgctactatattcataataactgtatacacCTAACGaggttttaagaaaatatttataacaatgaaaaCAGTTGGGCATGCctaacatatatatgtattaaacacTATTTCATAGTCattctgtattttatttttgttataataagcttccatacaaatataattgttattataacgaaTTTCAACGacctttaaatgttatttacaggaaaaaaaattacgaattcctttatttttgtttctcaacaaatattatgatattttacaaaaagctCACAAaagaataagttaataataaaaaataaaaaatacgtaatattagtttatattgtgttaataattatgcaatataatatacaatttgcaggaacattttacaaaaatttttttaaaaaaaatggttacatcataatttatgttgctccgtttttttcaataataggtAGTATTGTTTCATATTGGTATATATGTCTTATGtccatacattatttaatgcaggtgtgataatattaaattgttgtcttgattattaataatttgtctaTAGACAATTAGAACAATTCAATATACGCTATATgcttttaatcaatattatggtAGACTTAAGTCTCAAAAATTTGGTTTATGGTCCCTTATTATCTAGTCATTTATATTTggcatgatataattttattgcatcaatataaacaaataaagcaaaagttataatgtaatatacagtATGTCATTTTAgcggattttaaaatattttgttttttatgaaaattctaattattattatagaacaaaatataatattataatatattacgtacttaaaacttcaaatattattacacctataatgatagtaatagatggaattttttttagagtaggtaaatattatgtttgtatgatgttaatatatatttttaaatgtacaataattacaaacaaaaaatgagTATTAAAACACATGTTAATAGTAATGATCTAGAATGGGGCCAAATCCATTTCAGGTTGTTTAAAGTCGTTTAGATATATCGTTCTTCAGTATATTTGGAAGTAACGTTGTTAAATGTACTAAAATTGAAcggtataaatacatatataattaaagacaCGCCAGTGAAAATCGCGCAAAAAGGAAGTTACATCATAGTCGAATATACAGAAAAGTCAAAATGACCATATGAGTATAAAGATGAATAATGACCCAAATGACGATTAAAACCACCGCGTATTATAACCGGACTTAAAAATGATACGACTCGACAGAAAACCATATCAATAGATTTTACGTTtaaaaagcatattttaatatttttttgatcatacaaaaaataatacatatatgatcCGAGtgtattcaatgtttttttttttatattatattcattataccaTGCAgtcaaatatgtatgtaaacatGGCTAAATAACAATACTCGGCCATGTgtagaagtatttttttttacaaagtcATAACACGTGTTATCCCATTTCCaaacatgatatatataatatggtatataccatgccttataataatgttatataaccataaaataaataaatatcttacacGCACAATGACACCGATAATTTTGAACTCTATATCCACCCGAAGTATTCAATAGAATATTGTAAATgtggaattaaattatattcaatttgacaatttttaaaatttaacaaaaatataaattaatatttcacagAGTAGAAAGttccaataataaattttgtcgACTGCGATtacgagtaaaaaatataaaaatatatataaaaaaaaaaataaaatattaattttattgtttttaaccgTATAATCATAACCTTGCTaagtaatttcattaaaataattagttattttgcaTCAAGTAtcgtttaacttattttaaattatttgtaatattgtaaaattaataattatcaaattattgatacaatttttttgactATTGagtctatataataagtaaatatttataaactctattatttttatatctattatttttcactgCGAATGGGAAAATCGTATTGCTGTTTTAAAGACACCCCTGAGAAAGTAGCATACAGAACAGCAAGAACAATAGATACATTATctgtaaacaaatttatgatcattattattattattattgttattataacatacgcACAAcgtcgtaatataatattaaagttttactgCTGCCATTTTACATGCATTATGGGCCATaggagtatataataatttattttctttttagttttgttattatcgTGTCTTAAGAGCGAAACCCCAGAACACACTTCTCGCGATGTTTAATCAGGCCGTAGCCCACTCATATATTACTGATATTCTGTCCCAAACCGTAAaacaagattaaaaaaaagtggaAAAGATGGCtggattctaaaaattatatatgtcattttttttctttattttttcccataaaaaaaagtctgtgatataatatctataattttttcccCATTTACCAAAAGAccatacagtataatatattgtacaaaaagaATCACAAAATCTGACGCCGACttgttaagtatacttaatgactatattttcaaaaactaatattcTTTACAAATGAGATtcaaattttttcatattaattattaataagatttttttttaaaaacatgggAGAGGGATCACGCTCGGTGAATTACTCtgcgtataatttaataactgcaGTAGACTATTGTTACTCTATCACAATTATTTTGCGATAGTCATAAATATCGCAACGCTGGCGCGGGCGCGATGAACGTGATGCGATGTCATCTCAAACGACGATAATTATTGTGCTTTACGTATTTTAAACGATGATAAGTCATGATATAAGTAATCACGAGAAAAAACCCACTGCAgttgtgtttaataatattggtcgtaatcgtataaataatgatcGAATTTTCTCGGTCGCGAAAACCATATAAATACGGGAGAACTACACAGATGGCACTCGTTATTTTCGTTTATCTGCTATACGCTGAAGAAACCAATCGCCGAAAGTTTATTAACGGCAGCGTACCAC
This genomic stretch from Rhopalosiphum maidis isolate BTI-1 chromosome 3, ASM367621v3, whole genome shotgun sequence harbors:
- the LOC113556305 gene encoding ribonucleoprotein PTB-binding 2-like isoform X1; protein product: MTTETAKSVFTVEGHPCFKYKLNDPKAFWNSAGAGVGISGNHQVLQATASTERFWEEEPEEEIKRKVQDAKIKFHKDRQLQVKHLPRNVSEEEIRKLLIEFPVESIHISTTSGSSMARVTLEDPELRMEEWDFHKQFVLRGQRIPVSPTPTEMLLCVARLPYNYTEDQFTRLVQMYGEVRKTFLIISEKTGESKGYGFVEYLNKECAITAKCGLDGKAIDDSTLVCDWLDGSHITYESLHSKCLYVDNLPKSFRDMSEFRKVFAKVVNPPYCQIALKNGCPLDWGLVEYNTAEDAERAQSELNGHTLRGHNIRITYYIPGVRAINLFLKLLNEPVMSKSKCGGLLPDPPQEVIEQSLQNLSKQNPIFAQNLQNIIFNQIKAAQMGSELQDFNDSTLRSHLSNNKAPPTMLHSPTSLPYMGTAPETYGTRLLPSPPVGEVPPHLNSGLFDGDISNPLLANYYRELLTAQILAGTQKANGFGGMTANLNPGFVDTVQQTTNNNNTLNQIDAVQKVYQNQNLQSIGQQLAQQITQQQIAQQQIAQQQINQQQMNQQLVHQQQQHSNIGQHNINQQQNVVINIYGGVNTTTPPATPTPTTPTYPFGSSLSLNLDQPWPKNTQTSTTDSYLASPIAVPEKSSLSYSPSSTWSSMQSIASTPSPQSMYSPLAPNIWTPTSSTSSLSNQHETARGQKRGIPPSPELSPEGMYIGQHSQGIGGHYADSYLKRNKKN
- the LOC113556305 gene encoding ribonucleoprotein PTB-binding 2-like isoform X2 — translated: MTTETAKSVFTVEGHPCFKYKLNDPKAFWNSAGAGVGISGNHQVLQATASTERFWEEEPEEEIKRKVQDAKIKFHKDRQLQVKHLPRNVSEEEIRKLLIEFPVESIHISTTSGSSMARVTLEDPELRMEEWDFHKQFVLRGQRIPVSPTPTEMLLCVARLPYNYTEDQFTRLVQMYGEVRKTFLIISEKTGESKGYGFVEYLNKECAITAKCGLDGKAIDDSTLVCDWLDGSHITYESLHSKCLYVDNLPKSFRDMSEFRKVFAKVVNPPYCQIALKNGCPLDWGLVEYNTAEDAERAQSELNGHTLRGHNIRITYYIPGVRAINLFLKLLNEPSKSKCGGLLPDPPQEVIEQSLQNLSKQNPIFAQNLQNIIFNQIKAAQMGSELQDFNDSTLRSHLSNNKAPPTMLHSPTSLPYMGTAPETYGTRLLPSPPVGEVPPHLNSGLFDGDISNPLLANYYRELLTAQILAGTQKANGFGGMTANLNPGFVDTVQQTTNNNNTLNQIDAVQKVYQNQNLQSIGQQLAQQITQQQIAQQQIAQQQINQQQMNQQLVHQQQQHSNIGQHNINQQQNVVINIYGGVNTTTPPATPTPTTPTYPFGSSLSLNLDQPWPKNTQTSTTDSYLASPIAVPEKSSLSYSPSSTWSSMQSIASTPSPQSMYSPLAPNIWTPTSSTSSLSNQHETARGQKRGIPPSPELSPEGMYIGQHSQGIGGHYADSYLKRNKKN